A DNA window from Pseudodesulfovibrio thermohalotolerans contains the following coding sequences:
- a CDS encoding ARMT1-like domain-containing protein, with protein MGLAKKYDSVLDVKYGQDPALDALLLHFMSENHLEYTIDPLKNASSEQLRFMIALKEGEFYAPCSDWMFFMLLNQRLPERLLQKYIEQWKRFIHLSRDFCTDRELASRFIQLARHKFRMVLASPILMPSRLMKWFITIFMTQSGIDDPYLHIRRGLNRRAAEMVGSSEFDEMVHASPAEADLKGRIDDIRFLLDRLEIERLMRIATFTDHWNPEMFSLDGLRASGLAEEVREGSDLLNPMFEYLGRDGEQRHRILYLPNRAGGILFDLKVVKALLRLGHRVVLALKEGFYFDYPTFWDRDTDLELAKAFEGAHFVSEDKLSKNELLGIMARHPFIVISDGTREKFNPYRMSVTFARAWKECDFVLAKGEDLYDRLILNSHEFTRDIINFFRDEEGVFRVHFRAKPDRVRTFSEQYILRKAEEIILEMRRARAQGKTVMFYSGIIGSVPGQTQAAIEVITTYVNHLRNQLDDAYIINPGEHFEEGMDADDLMFMWEKVQRSGYINVWRFQTYFDIEKSFELMGRKVPPVWTGKDSTYSTGCTKEMHIALDVQRSHPELQIIGPNPEKFFRRREYGVGKFCDVAIDSCG; from the coding sequence ATGGGTTTGGCCAAGAAGTACGATTCGGTTCTGGACGTCAAGTATGGGCAGGACCCCGCACTGGACGCGCTACTGCTCCATTTCATGTCGGAAAACCATCTGGAATACACCATCGACCCGCTCAAGAACGCGTCGAGCGAGCAGCTTCGCTTCATGATCGCCCTGAAGGAGGGCGAATTCTACGCCCCGTGTTCGGATTGGATGTTCTTCATGCTCCTGAATCAACGGCTGCCCGAACGGTTGTTGCAGAAGTACATCGAACAGTGGAAGCGGTTCATTCATCTTTCCCGGGACTTTTGCACGGACAGGGAGCTGGCCAGCCGGTTCATTCAGCTCGCCAGACACAAGTTCCGCATGGTTTTGGCCTCCCCCATCCTCATGCCCTCGCGGCTAATGAAATGGTTCATCACCATTTTCATGACACAGTCCGGCATCGACGATCCCTACCTGCATATCCGCAGGGGATTGAACCGACGGGCCGCCGAGATGGTCGGGAGCAGCGAATTCGATGAAATGGTCCACGCCAGCCCGGCGGAGGCCGATCTGAAGGGCAGGATCGACGATATCCGCTTCCTGCTCGACAGGTTGGAGATCGAGCGGCTCATGCGTATCGCCACCTTCACTGACCACTGGAACCCGGAGATGTTCTCGCTGGACGGGCTGCGCGCTTCGGGGCTGGCCGAGGAAGTGCGCGAGGGGTCCGATCTCCTCAATCCCATGTTCGAGTATCTGGGCCGCGACGGGGAGCAGCGGCACCGTATCCTTTATCTGCCCAACAGGGCGGGCGGCATCCTGTTCGACCTCAAGGTGGTCAAGGCGCTTCTCCGGCTGGGCCACCGCGTGGTCCTGGCCCTGAAGGAAGGGTTCTATTTCGACTATCCCACTTTCTGGGACCGCGACACGGACCTGGAACTGGCCAAGGCCTTCGAGGGAGCGCACTTCGTCAGCGAGGACAAGCTGTCCAAGAACGAGCTGTTGGGCATCATGGCCCGTCATCCCTTCATCGTTATATCGGACGGCACACGCGAGAAGTTCAACCCCTATCGGATGTCCGTGACCTTCGCCCGAGCCTGGAAGGAATGCGACTTCGTCTTAGCCAAGGGCGAGGACCTGTACGACCGGCTGATTCTCAACTCTCACGAGTTCACCCGCGACATCATTAATTTCTTCAGGGACGAGGAGGGCGTTTTCCGCGTTCACTTCCGGGCCAAGCCCGACCGGGTGCGAACCTTTTCGGAGCAGTATATCCTGCGCAAGGCCGAGGAGATCATCCTTGAGATGCGCCGGGCCAGGGCGCAGGGCAAGACGGTCATGTTCTACTCCGGAATCATCGGCTCGGTGCCGGGGCAGACCCAGGCGGCCATCGAGGTCATCACCACCTACGTCAACCATCTGCGCAACCAGCTCGACGACGCGTACATCATCAATCCCGGCGAGCACTTCGAGGAGGGCATGGACGCCGACGACCTGATGTTCATGTGGGAGAAGGTTCAGCGTAGCGGGTACATCAATGTCTGGCGTTTCCAGACGTATTTCGATATTGAAAAGAGCTTCGAGCTGATGGGCCGCAAGGTGCCTCCCGTCTGGACAGGGAAGGACTCCACGTACTCCACGGGCTGCACCAAGGAGATGCATATAGCCCTGGACGTGCAGAGGTCTCATCCCGAGTTGCAGATAATCGGCCCGAACCCCGAGAAGTTTTTCCGGCGGAGGGAGTACGGGGTGGGCAAGTTCTGTGACGTGGCCATCGACTCGTGCGGATAG
- a CDS encoding NAD(+)/NADH kinase, with protein MNRAIEKMLIVTKPGDAAAEAVRAAMTGFLAERGVAFETCEHSPDSCGDETDVAGPFDLAVILGGDGTFIGAARRLLRLNAPLMGVNLGRVGFLTQLERDHWRPWLTRVLDEGFKAAPRLVLDYTVSRGGEIVRSGLAVNDLVISRGELARLIRLAVAYDGIDISSLRADGLIVSTPAGSSAYGASAGGPLVHAGLSAFCLTPVCPFLNSFKPMVFPAEGAISVRVEDQVGEVSLTEDGQSVVRLGPGDVVTVKKSAVDLLVVDLGPGAYFEKLKKHGFLTER; from the coding sequence ATGAACCGTGCCATAGAAAAAATGCTCATAGTGACCAAGCCGGGCGACGCCGCAGCCGAAGCGGTGCGCGCCGCCATGACCGGATTTCTCGCCGAAAGGGGGGTGGCGTTCGAGACCTGTGAGCACAGCCCCGACTCGTGCGGCGACGAAACGGATGTGGCCGGGCCCTTCGACCTGGCTGTGATCCTGGGGGGCGACGGCACTTTCATTGGCGCTGCACGCAGGCTCTTGCGCCTCAATGCTCCGCTTATGGGTGTGAACCTCGGACGGGTGGGTTTTCTCACTCAACTCGAACGCGACCATTGGCGCCCCTGGCTGACGCGGGTGTTGGACGAGGGATTCAAGGCCGCGCCGCGACTGGTCCTTGACTACACGGTGTCGCGCGGCGGCGAAATCGTCCGCTCCGGGCTGGCTGTCAATGATCTGGTCATCAGCCGGGGAGAGCTTGCCCGGCTCATTCGCCTTGCCGTGGCCTATGACGGCATCGACATTTCCTCTCTGCGTGCGGACGGGCTCATCGTGTCCACGCCCGCCGGTTCCTCGGCATACGGCGCGTCGGCCGGCGGTCCTCTGGTCCATGCCGGATTGTCGGCTTTCTGCCTGACCCCCGTCTGTCCCTTCCTGAATAGTTTCAAGCCCATGGTTTTTCCGGCGGAGGGCGCGATTTCCGTACGGGTGGAGGACCAGGTGGGCGAGGTCAGCCTGACCGAGGACGGCCAGTCCGTGGTCAGGCTTGGCCCGGGCGACGTGGTGACGGTGAAAAAGTCCGCCGTCGATCTCCTGGTGGTTGACCTGGGCCCGGGCGCGTATTTCGAGAAACTGAAGAAACACGGTTTCCTGACCGAGAGGTGA
- the flgM gene encoding flagellar biosynthesis anti-sigma factor FlgM — MVIRNIVGDQNPYANKKIDRPEAKEVRNARESVKTSGEAADRVVLSSEARLRGAALQTAKEAPDVRREKVDQLKRQVQDGTYMPDLKKAAANLIRDDLDLLV; from the coding sequence ATGGTTATTCGTAATATTGTAGGGGATCAGAACCCTTACGCAAACAAGAAGATCGACCGGCCGGAGGCCAAGGAAGTCCGCAACGCCCGGGAAAGCGTGAAGACGTCCGGAGAAGCCGCCGACCGCGTGGTTCTCTCTTCGGAGGCCCGGCTGCGGGGCGCCGCTTTGCAGACCGCGAAGGAGGCGCCGGATGTCCGCCGTGAAAAGGTGGACCAGCTCAAGCGCCAGGTCCAGGACGGGACTTATATGCCCGACCTGAAAAAGGCCGCCGCGAATCTCATTCGCGACGACCTCGATCTTCTGGTTTAG
- a CDS encoding DVU0524 family FlgM-associated protein, with product MNTSSANVRNMLRTYGKQLTNAKRLARFRQAMGGVEPQDDVARQAKRRELVQRIAHEIIENLIVNSDRSPVVRAVLEQLENEFGCRYVFEYPLDGGDVQIIGETPQGPREIDGSERSRVLRRLWEIALSKVDGTML from the coding sequence GTGAATACATCGTCTGCCAATGTTCGAAATATGCTGCGCACCTACGGAAAGCAGCTCACGAACGCCAAGCGCCTTGCGCGCTTCAGGCAGGCGATGGGGGGTGTGGAGCCCCAGGACGATGTCGCCAGGCAGGCCAAGCGCCGGGAGCTGGTACAGCGCATCGCCCATGAGATCATTGAAAACCTGATCGTCAACTCCGATCGTTCCCCGGTGGTCCGGGCCGTTCTGGAACAGCTTGAAAACGAATTCGGCTGCCGGTACGTCTTCGAGTACCCCCTCGACGGAGGCGATGTTCAGATAATCGGGGAGACGCCCCAGGGTCCGAGGGAAATCGACGGCTCCGAAAGGAGCAGGGTTTTGCGAAGGCTGTGGGAAATAGCATTGTCAAAGGTGGATGGCACCATGCTTTGA